From Drosophila yakuba strain Tai18E2 chromosome 2L, Prin_Dyak_Tai18E2_2.1, whole genome shotgun sequence, one genomic window encodes:
- the LOC6539157 gene encoding integrator complex subunit 3 homolog encodes MKLHLQMEQQQSKNIVHVSKLFVCTAVDCKDDIEEKFERSFVTLQMQISGLSDKEMHDMLSQAVCKDKQHEEISIGFLYIMLTDPSMAPKTYRDVTLVSRDGMNGIVTNLTFLVAEKYTKLTEVARRQLIWLLREFVKHQVLSVENVIWNCLRQAGGGDVSSRNLFLIESLLDIFIEFRTWLEGNPFLVQSTVYSFVRLIEDHANPALMSLRQKEVKFTISLIRERFHDIIPLGRDFVRLLQNVARIPEFEQLWRDLIFNPKILHQTFNGIWQLLHIRTSRRFLQCRLLPEMERKISFLASSVKFGNQKRYQDWFQEKYFATPESHSLRSDLIRFIINVIHPTNDMLCSDIIPRWAIIGWLISSCTNPIASANAKLSLFYDWLFFDPAKDNIMNIEPGILVMYHSIRNHPFVSSTLLDFLCRITKNFFVKHEDKIRIGVYNSLKLILEKQVIPNLQPLFESPKLDRELRNLIRDNFREFLSPSANLGQLLYPSMHPAQGYIIKKESDQRILHCENMDLHETGLINTSGSNISMLDEDIKISLVPTDLEIESVFSDETAENLKRVHNIEENTDDDDDLPLSKVRLKEKPRVELAESIAESFDAFVTKRNSYTWEAFLKDFRPLPASAFEEFQLNYVISNTVLILRETLPQQNIFSESKTEEKHLAKSISYPLYGLFRFLYENDEKSKKPFQILLSEICEGIPEIGYLLLYFMKIYCKLQTRKNSQHSYQFKTTIYRQICDAVDEKIGNCLIRDLDLLEKENTNIFLWLLPDIYREFKSIATNNTDLLRITLRCIDAKNVRDILYSVAQGKLTIFKQDGLIDCIRESLDFETYEQFCLWQIVQAHDVPLRCIQDLLPELEAGSHPEALSHFLLLLKNEEPTNEIIRLMLSRETKSKGDPFVTSALRFWCQRYEEKLSEIIASLLTSKYPSSSPNKRKRPPKGISVSTSTPSADQVLNHLEHYRRSCRHGTGTGLYVHDMMQRALQSAYSHSNDSTKKQFSDLFALAAEEDTTVGRRGGSGRGRKQPGSKKDVSNHGTSKKNAEMVKTIYSSDENSSEEDWSKSKMTQTAKRRKKANNDSD; translated from the exons atgAAATTGCACCTTCAGATGGAACAGCAGCaatcaaaaaatattgttCACGTCTCAAAGTTGTTCGTTTGCACGGCTGTTGACTGCAAAGATGATATTGAAGAG AAATTTGAGCGTTCATTTGTCACTCTACAGATGCAAATTTCTGGTCTCAGTGATAAAGAGATGCACGATATGTTATCACAAGCTGTGTGCAAAGACAAACAGCATGAGGAAATATCAATCGGCTTTCTCTACATAATGCTTACCGACCCTTCTATGGCTCCCAAAACATATAGGGACGTTACGCTCGTATCTAGAGACGGAATGAATGGCATTGTCACAAACCTCACGTTTCTGGTCGCTGAGAAATATACTAAGCTCACGGAGGTAGCTCGAAGACAATTAATTTGGTTGTTACGGGAATTCGTAAAGCATCAGGTTCTAAGTGTTGAAAATGTAATATGGAATTGTTTGCGGCAGGCTGGCGGAGGAGACGTTTCCTCCAGAAATCTTTTTCTTATCGAGAGCCTTTTGGACATATTTATCGAGTTTAGAACGTGGTTGGAAGGCAACCCATTTCTCGTTCAGTCTACTGTTTACAGCTTCGTACGCCTAATAGAAGACCACGCAAATCCTGCTCTGATGTCGCTTCGGCAAAAAGAAGTAAAGTTTACGATATCATTGATCCGAGAAAGATTCCATGATATTATACCACTAGGAAGGGATTTTGTACG CCTCCTACAAAACGTAGCTAGAATTCCTGAATTTGAACAACTGTGGCgtgatttaattttcaatcCTAAAATTTTGCATCAAACTTTTAACGGAATTTGGCAATTACTGCATATACGGACAAGTCGGAGGTTTCTGCAATGCCGTTTACTGCCTGAGATGGAAAGAAAAATAAGCTTTTTAGCATCGTCTGTCAAGTTTGGAAATCAGAAGAGATACCAAGATTGGTTTCAGGAAAAATACTTTGCTACACCTGAGTCTCATAGCTTGCGATCTGATCTAATTCGCTTTATCATAAATGTTATACATCCCACTAATGATATGTTGTGCTCTGATATAATACCGCGATGGGCAATCATAGGCTGGCTCATCTCGTCCTGCACCAATCCGATTGCTTCGGCGAATGCAAAGTTGTCATTATTTTATGATTGGTTATTTTTTGATCCTGCAAAGGATAATATAATGAACATAGAGCCTGGAATTTTAGTTATGTACCACTCTATAAGAAATCATCCATTTGTTAGTAGCACGTTGTTGGATTTCTTATGTCGTataacaaaaaactttttcgtAAAACATGAAGATAAAATTCGTATCGGTGTTtacaattcattaaaattaattctgGAAAAGCAG GTGATACCAAATCTGCAACCACTCTTTGAGTCACCCAAACTTGACAGAGAACTGCGTAATTTAATAAGGGATAATTTTAGAGAGTTTTTATCACCGTCTGCTAATCTGGGTCAACTTCTTTACCCTTCCATGCATCCAGCTCAGggttatattataaaaaaagagaGCGACCAAAGAATTTTACATTGTG AAAACATGGACCTTCATGAAACTGGGCTCATCAATACTAGTGGGTCGAACATATCGATGCTTGATGAGGACATAAAGATATCACTCGTGCCAACGGATCTAGAAATTGAAAGTGTTTTTAGCGATGAAACTGCTGAAAATTTGAAAAGAGTTCACAACATTGAAGAGAATAcggatgacgatgacgaccTACCTTTATCAAAG GTGAGACTAAAAGAAAAGCCAAGAGTAGAACTAgcagaatcaatagccgaatcATTCGATGCATTTGTTACGAAGCGTAACTCATACACCTGGGAGGCGTTCCTGAAAGATTTCCGGCCATTACCAGCGTCTGCCTTTGAAGAGTTTCAGCTAAACTATGTGATATCAAATACTGTTTTAATTTTACGGGAGACTTTGCctcaacaaaatatattttctgaGAGCAAAACAGAAGAAAAACATTTGGCAAAAAGTATAAGTTATCCCCTGTACGGTTTGTTTCGATTTCTATATGAAAACGAtgagaaaagcaaaaaaccaTTTCAAATCTTGTTGTCAGAGATTTGTGAAGGAATACCTGAAATTGGCTATTTGCTTCTGTActttatgaaaatttattgtaaGCTTCAAACGCGCAAAAACTCTCAACATTCATATCAGTTTAAAACCACTATTTATCGACAAATTTGCGATGCAGTAGATGAAAAAATCGGCAACTGTCTGATACGGGATCTTGATCTgctggaaaaggaaaacacaaatatttttctatgGCTTCTTCCTGACATTTATAGAGAATTTAAGTCAATAGCTACAAATAACACTGATCTGTTGCGAATAACACTCCGCTGCATAGACGCGAAAAATGTACGTGACATATTATATTCGGTCGCACAAGGGAAACttacaatatttaaacaaGATGGACTCATTGATTGCATAAGAGAAAGTCTCGATTTTGAGACTTACGAACAGTTTTGTCTTTGGCAAATTGTTCAAGCTCACGATGTACCCTTACGGTGTATACAG GATCTATTGCCAGAATTGGAAGCCGGAAGCCACCCCGAAGCATTAAGCCATTTTCTCTTATTGCTTAAAAATGAAGAACCCACAAATGAAATAATTCGATTAATGCTTAGCCGAGAAACCAAGTCAAAAGGCGATCCATTTGTAACCTCAGCCTTAAG ATTCTGGTGCCAACGCTATGAGGAAAAACTGTCTGAAATTATTGCCTCCCTGCTTACATCAAAATATCCCAGTTCATCTCCCAACAAAAGAAAACGACCCCCTAAGGGGATTTCTGTCTCGACTAGCACTCCTTCTGCTGATCAA GTATTAAATCATCTGGAGCATTATAGAAGAAGTTGCAGACATGGTACTGGAACTGGCCTTTACGTTCATGATATGATGCAAAGAGCACTTCAATCGGCGTACTCTCACAGTAACGATAGCACCAAG AAACAATTTAGTGATTTGTTTGCCCTGGCAGCAGAAGAAGACACCACAGTTGGCCGGCGCGGGGGAAGTGGACGTGGACGTAAACAACCAGGGAGTAAAAAAGATGTCAGTAATCATGGGACAAGTAAAAAAAATGCGGAAATGGTTAAAACAATATACTCCTCCGATGAAAATTCTAGCGAG GAAGATTGGTCAAAATCTAAAATGACGCAAACAGCTAAGAGAAGGAAAAAAGCTAATAATGATTCTGACTGA